The Marivivens sp. LCG002 genome contains a region encoding:
- a CDS encoding DUF3291 domain-containing protein, which yields MSEFHLAELNVGQLLAPIDDPLVAEFKTNVERINGLGKRMPGFIWMMEGSGEGAVGNTGTVLTDDPKFIFNLSVWESAEQLETFVFGTLHKQFFQRRAEWFTVLDKMHFVMWWIPKGHRPTFQEAMARLEDLRMNGPSDRAFGWDQIRNAR from the coding sequence ATGAGCGAATTTCATCTTGCCGAATTGAACGTCGGACAATTGCTTGCCCCGATTGACGATCCCCTGGTTGCCGAGTTCAAGACCAACGTCGAACGCATCAACGGACTTGGAAAGCGCATGCCGGGTTTCATCTGGATGATGGAAGGATCGGGCGAGGGCGCGGTCGGGAACACGGGCACCGTTTTGACCGACGATCCGAAATTCATTTTCAATCTGAGCGTTTGGGAAAGTGCCGAACAGCTGGAGACCTTTGTCTTTGGAACCCTTCACAAACAGTTTTTCCAAAGACGCGCCGAGTGGTTCACAGTACTGGACAAGATGCACTTTGTCATGTGGTGGATTCCCAAAGGCCATCGGCCGACCTTCCAAGAGGCGATGGCGCGACTCGAAGATCTTCGGATGAACGGCCCCTCTGACCGCGCCTTCGGGTGGGACCAAATCCGTAACGCGAGATAA